The proteins below are encoded in one region of Ferroplasma acidiphilum:
- a CDS encoding class II glutamine amidotransferase, which produces MNYIPSSCGLFGIMRKNGREKIPGTIPVKCLNSIRYRGSDKGSGYASFNVNHNNNYSINVFYEEDEHKLRSLLEQNGFGINKMEVRNGNNIKSYCYDVSIGDMSSIDNVNDVLWKEGTGRIYSSGTSLDIFKGIGYPDDVGKEYSIESKEADMWLAHTRQPTNSPGSLPYWSHPFSSFNIAIVHNGDISSFGANREFLKSKGVNSFVGTDSEVIAYIFRELLKQYDLITTVKIMAGKIEDSSMKYKNRGAVLDGPYTLVIGYDDGNDLYMICIADRTKLRPAILGEDDGNFFIASEESQIRLISPNARIWTLEPDSYFIASFNRGIISPGRKGIENRNKINIPDSFQIDARAIEYNRLNQAILKGDQAITINNVAGHRYIGINFPDSEKDITIYGTPGNCFMNLNENNSSTIYGNVADDCCDSMGGGMVKIYGDAGDILCQALNGGKVYVLGNAGNRACIQMREYVDKSTVVVINGKFDDYLGEYMSGGTLLVLSNSDRNFGRYIGSGMIGGTIFIRGKVNSRNIGIQPPETAVNGMLNALRKSELITDKEYHKLKGMSFIDMIKFLPSDSRKFVRKFYSGHELPEYEYRYLNSQEKIKLNSIVNEFDTEMGTHSTEFLGDKFTIIMPGNY; this is translated from the coding sequence ATGAATTATATACCATCCAGCTGTGGCCTTTTTGGAATAATGAGGAAAAATGGCAGGGAAAAAATACCCGGAACTATTCCGGTAAAATGCCTGAATTCAATACGGTACCGTGGCAGCGACAAGGGTTCCGGCTATGCATCTTTTAATGTTAACCATAACAACAATTACAGCATAAACGTGTTTTATGAAGAGGATGAACATAAATTAAGGTCGTTGCTGGAACAGAATGGCTTTGGCATAAATAAAATGGAAGTCAGGAATGGAAATAACATAAAAAGCTATTGCTATGATGTTTCCATTGGAGATATGAGTTCCATAGACAATGTTAACGATGTTTTATGGAAGGAGGGAACAGGCCGGATTTACAGTTCAGGCACATCACTTGATATTTTTAAGGGCATAGGATATCCAGATGATGTGGGAAAAGAATATTCAATAGAATCAAAGGAAGCTGACATGTGGCTCGCACATACAAGGCAGCCAACAAACTCACCGGGCTCTCTCCCATACTGGTCACATCCATTTTCTTCATTTAACATAGCTATAGTACATAATGGTGATATCAGTTCATTTGGCGCCAACAGGGAATTTCTGAAATCAAAAGGTGTTAATAGTTTCGTGGGAACTGACAGCGAAGTTATAGCTTATATTTTCAGGGAATTATTGAAGCAGTATGATTTAATCACAACAGTAAAAATCATGGCAGGGAAAATTGAAGATTCCAGTATGAAATATAAAAACAGGGGAGCTGTCCTTGATGGGCCATACACACTTGTTATAGGCTATGATGATGGCAATGACCTGTATATGATTTGCATTGCAGACCGTACAAAATTAAGGCCTGCAATACTTGGTGAGGATGATGGCAATTTCTTTATAGCCAGTGAAGAAAGCCAGATCAGGCTTATTAGCCCGAATGCTAGAATATGGACACTGGAACCCGACTCTTATTTTATAGCATCCTTTAACCGCGGCATTATAAGTCCCGGGAGAAAGGGCATTGAGAATAGGAATAAAATCAATATTCCTGATTCTTTTCAGATTGATGCAAGGGCAATAGAATACAACAGGCTTAACCAGGCTATATTAAAAGGAGATCAGGCCATAACAATAAATAATGTTGCCGGGCACAGGTATATAGGAATAAATTTTCCTGATTCAGAGAAAGATATAACTATTTATGGAACACCGGGAAATTGCTTTATGAATCTTAACGAAAACAATAGTTCTACAATTTATGGTAATGTTGCGGATGATTGCTGTGATTCTATGGGGGGAGGAATGGTAAAAATCTACGGGGATGCAGGAGATATTCTATGCCAGGCATTAAATGGAGGGAAAGTTTATGTGCTCGGCAATGCTGGCAATAGGGCATGCATACAGATGCGTGAATACGTGGACAAATCTACTGTAGTTGTAATTAACGGAAAATTTGATGATTATCTCGGTGAATATATGTCCGGTGGCACTTTGCTGGTTCTTTCCAACAGTGACAGAAATTTTGGGAGGTATATAGGATCCGGAATGATAGGGGGGACTATCTTTATAAGGGGAAAGGTTAACAGCAGGAACATAGGCATTCAACCTCCTGAAACTGCTGTAAATGGAATGTTAAATGCACTCAGGAAATCAGAATTGATCACAGATAAAGAGTATCATAAATTAAAGGGAATGAGTTTTATAGACATGATTAAGTTTCTTCCATCCGATTCCAGAAAATTTGTAAGAAAATTTTATTCAGGGCACGAATTGCCTGAATACGAATACCGTTATTTGAATAGTCAGGAAAAAATAAAATTAAATAGTATTGTGAATGAATTTGATACCGAAATGGGAACACATAGTACAGAATTTCTGGGTGATAAATTTACAATAATAATGCCGGGAAATTATTGA